In Glycine max cultivar Williams 82 chromosome 7, Glycine_max_v4.0, whole genome shotgun sequence, a single window of DNA contains:
- the LOC100800673 gene encoding rop guanine nucleotide exchange factor 7 has protein sequence MDSTFTQQEVREQTQQHQHQKKHCGPLVRLSRRSTNPNPFSILVFWVSKSLRSLCFRVQLSQQGFCLRRIQYHHGMVINTPVLHASSSSSEEEEEGKASHAAMEGLSLAEKSTEAVEESNKGIENGSKRETFADLIEEKGRESSFSSEFLSSETTHGEHSRSSTEDSSSSPSVGWPVQEIAASDCASPHGSEDGEKKHLVLENKEFEKRVSALPEVEMMKERFAKLLLGEDMSGCGNGVTTALAISNAITNLCATLFGQLWRLEPLRSEKKAMWRREIEWFLSVSDHIVELTPNWQTFPDGSKLEVMTCRPRSDLYVNLPALRKLDNMLLEILDSFVNTEFWYIDQGVLAPDADGPSSFRQALQRQEEKWWLPVPRVPPCGLNENSRKQLQHKRDSTNQILKAAMAINSITLAEMDIPESYLESLPKNARVSLGDVIYRYITSDHFSPECLLACLDLSSEHQAIEIANRAEASMYIWRKRTNSKPASISARSSSRTSWEMVKDLMVDADKRDLFAERAESLLLSLKQRFPGLPQTALDMSKIQYNKDIGKAILESYSRVLESLAFNMVARIDDVLYVDDLTKNSDKISSLSKVGVVTHKSISVPHSVPIPGTPYKSAFGTPTLSPAHGISSPAKLGKSPLINDSNLPQRGSGIKKSLTDFLSIDPKGKESGSSIEKQVPESNTLDEVTTCETDVESSDCTEGGASPSILDRKWHV, from the exons ATGGATAGTACTTTCACCCAACAAGAAGTGAGAGAGCAAACccaacaacatcaacatcagAAGAAGCATTGTGGCCCTTTGGTGAGGCTCAGTAGAAGGTCCACTAATCCTAACCCATTTTCCATTCTGGTGTTCTGGGTGTCTAAATCTCTTAGAAGTTTGTGTTTCAGAGTTCAGCTCTCACAACAAGGGTTTTGCTTGAGGAGGATTCAGTACCATCATGGCATGGTGATTAACACCCCTGTTCTccatgcttcttcttcttcttctgaagaagaagaagaagggaaagcTTCTCATGCTGCAATGGAGGGTTTGAGTTTGGCTGAGAAGAGTACTGAGGCTGTTGAAGAAAGTAATAAAGGAATTGAAAATGGTTCAAAGAGAGAAACTTTTGCTGATTTGATTGAAGAAAAGGGTCGTGAGAGCAGTTTCAGCTCTGAGTTTCTGTCATCTGAGACCACTCATGGCGAGCATAGTAGGAGTAGCACTGAGGactcatcttcatctccttctgtGGGGTGGCCGGTTCAGGAAATTGCTGCATCTGATTGTGCTAGTCCTCATGGAAGTGAAGATGGTGAGAAGAAGCACTTGGTTTTGGAGAATAAGGAGTTTGAGAAACGAGTTTCAGCCTTGCCAG AGGTTGAGATGATGAAGGAGAGGTTTGCAAAATTGTTACTTGGAGAAGATATGTCAGGTTGCGGAAATGGGGTCACTACAGCCCTGGCTATTTCAAATGCCATAACCAATCTATGTG CTACCCTCTTTGGGCAACTTTGGAGATTAGAGCCCCTACGTTCAGAGAAGAAAGCAATGTGGCGACGAGAAATAGAGTGGTTTCTTTCTGTCAGTGATCATATAGTTGAATTGACACCTAATTGGCAGACCTTTCCAGATGGAAGCAAGCTTGAG GTCATGACCTGTCGACCACGCTCAGATCTTTATGTCAATCTTCCAGCTCTGCGCAAATTAGATAACATGCTTCTT GAAATTCTAGATAGTTTTGTCAATACAGAGTTCTGGTATATAGACCAAGGGGTTCTAGCTCCAGATGCTGATGGTCCATCTTCTTTTCGACAAGCACTTCAGCGACAGGAGGAGAAATGGTGGCTTCCTGTACCGCGAGTCCCTCCATGTGGCCTAAATGAAAACTCAAGGAAGCAGTTGCAGCACAAGCGTGATTCCACAAACCAAATATTAAAGGCTGCAATGGCCATTAACAGCATCACTTTAGCTGAAATGGACATCCCTGAGTCCTATTTGGAATCTCTTCCAAAG AATGCTAGAGTAAGCTTGGGGGATGTTATTTATCGTTATATCACATCGGATCATTTCTCTCCTGAGTGCTTGCTAGCTTGCCTTGATTTATCTTCTGAGCATCAAGCTATAGAGATTGCGAACCGAGCCGAGGCTTCCATGTATATTTGGCGTAAAAGGACAAACTCCAAGCCTGCCAGTATCAGTGCCAGGTCTAGTTCAAGAACATCATGGGAAATGGTCAAGGATCTGATGGTTGATGCAGACAAAAGGGATTTGTTTGCAGAGAGAGCAGAAAGCCTTTTGCTTTCCTTGAAGCAGCGTTTTCCTGGTCTCCCTCAAACAGCCTTGGATATGAGCAAAATCCAATACAACAAG GATATTGGGAAAGCCATTCTGGAGAGCTACTCTCGCGTGCTAGAGAGTTTGGCGTTTAACATGGTAGCGCGAATTGATGATGTGCTCTATGTAGACGACTTGACCAAAAATTCAGATAAAATCTCATCTCTCTCAAAAGTTGGTGTAGTTACTCACAAGAGTATATCAGTTCCACACTCAGTGCCTATCCCAGGCACTCCATATAAATCGGCTTTCGGCACGCCAACCCTTTCTCCAGCACATGGGATTAGTAGTCCTGCCAAGCTAGGGAAGTCCCCACTCATCAATGACAGCAACCTTCCCCAAAGAGGGTCAGGGATCAAGAAGTCTTTGACTGATTTTCTTAGCATTGATCCAAAAGGGAAGGAAAGTGGCAGTTCAATTGAGAAACAAGTTCCAGAATCAAATACACTTGATGAAGTGACAACATGTGAAACAGATGTGGAGTCCAGTGATTGCACAGAAGGTGGTGCCAGCCCAAGTATCTTGGACCGGAAATGGCACGTGTGA